The following are encoded in a window of Arvicanthis niloticus isolate mArvNil1 chromosome 1, mArvNil1.pat.X, whole genome shotgun sequence genomic DNA:
- the Cox7a1 gene encoding cytochrome c oxidase subunit 7A1, mitochondrial has protein sequence MRALRKVSQALVRSFSLSPRSHLENRVAEKQKLFQADNDLPVHLKGGGMDNILYRLTMTLTLGGTAYSLYCLGWASFPHKK, from the exons ATGAGGGCCTTACGTAAG GTCTCCCAGGCTCTGGTCCGGTCTTTTAGCTTATCTCCCAGGAGCCACTTAGAAAACCGTGTGGCAGAGAAGCAGAAGCTCTTCCAg GCCGACAATGACCTCCCAGTACACTTGAAGGGCGGAGGAATGGACAACATCCTGTACAGACTGACAATGACCCTGACGCTGGGGG GCACTGCATACTCTTTATACTGCTTGGGCTGGGCGTCCTTCCCCCACAAGAAGTGA
- the Capns1 gene encoding calpain small subunit 1, whose amino-acid sequence MFLVNSFLKGGGGGGGGGGLGGGLGNVLGGLISGAAGGGGGGGGGMGLGGGGGGGGTAMRILGGVISAISEAAAQYNPEPPPPRSHYSNIEANESEEVRQFRKLFVQLAGDDMEVSATELMNILNKVVTRHPDLKTDGFGIDTCRSMVAVMDSDTTGKLGFEEFKYLWNNIKKWQAIYKRFDADRSGTIGSHELPGAFEAAGFHLNDHLYQMIIRRYADESGNMDFDNFISCLVRMDAMFRAFKSLDKNGTGQIQVNIQEWLQLTMYS is encoded by the exons ATGTTCTTGGTGAATTCGTTCTTGAagggtggcggtggcggtggggGAGGCGGGGGTCTGGGCGGGGGCCTGGGGAATGTGCTCGGAGGCCTGATCAGCGGAGCTGctggcggcggcggtggcggcggcggcggcatgggactgggaggaggtgGCGGAGGCGGTGGAACTGCCATGCGCATCCTGGGTGGAGTCATTAGCGCCATCAG CGAGGCTGCTGCGCAGTACAACCCGGAGCCCCCG CCCCCACGTAGCCATTACTCTAATATTGAGGCCAACGAGAGTGAGGAGGTCCGTCAGTTCAGGAAACTTTTTGTCCAGCTTGCTGGAGAC GACATGGAGGTCAGTGCCACAGAACTCATGAATATCCTCAACAAGGTCGTGACCCGAC ACCCGGATCTGAAAACTGATGGTTTTGGCATTGACACTTGTCGGAGCATGGTGGCTGTTATGGAT AGTGACACCACAGGCAAGCTGGGCTTTGAGGAGTTCAAGTACCTCTGGAACAACATTAAAAAGTGGCAG GCTATATACAAACGCTTTGATGCTGACCGGTCAGGGACCATTGGTAGCCATGAACTCCCAGGAGCCTTTGAGGCAGCAG gatttcACCTGAATGACCATCTTTACCAAATGATCATCCGTCGCTACGCAGATGAGAGTGGGAACATGGATTTCGATAACTTCATCAGCTGCTTGGTCAGGATGGATGCCATGTTCC gTGCTTTCAAATCTCTTGACAAAAATGGCACCGGGCAGATCCAAGTGAACATCCAGGAG TGGCTGCAGCTGACTATGTACTCCTGA